AAAGCTAGTGCTGAGGATCCATTAGAAGATGTATTTTCTTCTGATAAGGTTAATAAAGCTCTGGATCAAGTGCGGGATTTGGATGTTTATGAAGTTGGAGTTCAGCAAGGTCAGGTTGGCAAAGAAAACCCCTTTGTGGAATGATACGGATTCTCGCGGATATTAAAAAGTATAAATCCTTTTGGTACGGATTTACGCGGATTTTTTCAGGAGTTCTGGGCGGCGTTCTTTGGTGTGGGATACAGCTTTTCTTCTTCGCCATTTTTTTATTTCTTGGTGGTTACCTGAAAGTAGTATTTCTGGTACTTTTAATCCACGAAAATTGCGTGGTCGGGTATATTGAGGGTATTCCAAAATCCCTGTCCCCTTGCTCTGGATAAACGCATTGCGTTTATCTGAGCTGTTCTGAAAGGATTCTTGGGAGGTGGCTTCTTTTTCAAGAACGCCAGGAAGCAGGCGAACAACAGCGTCGGTAACAACCATTGCAGGTATTTCTCCTCCGGTCAGGATGTAGTTCCCAATTGACAGCTCATCATCGACCAGATGTGTTCTAACTCGTTCATCTACACCCTCATAGTGGCCACAGATAAGGATAAGATTTTTTTGTTCCTTAAGTTTTTGTGCTTTTTGTTGATTAAATATTTTACCTTGGGGAGTAAGTAGAATAACTGTGGTTTTCTCTGGTTGGCGTTTGGGTTTAATGCTTTCTGTAGCTTGAAATATAGGTTCGGGACGGAGAACCATACCCTTTCCTCCTCCGTAGGGGCGGCTATCAACTGTTCCCCGCTCATCAATTGCCCAGTTGCGAAGGTCGTGAATGTTTATTTTTACTTTCCCTTCTTTCTGGGCACGGCGAATAATTGATTCCGAGAAAGGTCCCGAAAACATTTTGGGGAAAAGAGTTATAATGTTGATGGTTAGCATGGGAATAAAAAAGTTATAACTATGCTGTTATTTAGGAATTCAATAGCTTCAAGGGACTCAATGGTATCAGTGGTTGGGAAAGATTTTTTTCTCTGAACCCTTGAATCTGCTGAATCCATTGAGGCTACTGAAACCAAGTTATCTGTCTTGAAGTTCGATACTCGAATTTAGCCTTTTGTGAAGAGTATAGTACTCTTATTCCTCTTCACTGGTGGGGCTTTCCATTAGCTCCAAATTAAATCTTATATCATCTTTGATTGCTTTTGTTTTAAGTAGATTGCGTAAAGATTGAATTGTACTTCCGTTTTTGCCAATAATTAAACCCATGTCTTCTGGCGCAACCTTAAGCTTAAGGTTAAGAGTGTCATTTATCTCTTCTGTTTCTATTTTAACTTCTTCAGGATTATTTACTATCCTTTCGACTATGTAATGTAGTAGTTCTTTCATGGTTAGTAGTTAGCAACTAGTAACTGGCAACTAGTAATTAGTAATTAGATCTGCCTGCCTGCCGGCAGGGACTAGAGACTGGTAACATGTAAATCGTAACAATTGTTCGGGTAAGAACCTCACGTAAAGTGAAGCTCGGAAGCTACGTAAATATGCCCCCTTGGCGCGTAATCCGCTACCAGCAATTAACAATCAACAATAAGCAATTGTTCCCTATCCCTTATCTTCTATTTTTTTTTACTTCTGTTACGATTCTCGTGTCTCGCCCTTGTCTTCTTCCTCTTTTTCTCGCGGCTCTCTTTCCTGCTCGACCGCTTGTGCCTTGCGCTCTTTTTGGGCTTCTGGTTCTTCTGTTTCAGATTTTTCTTCCTCTGTGCTTCTTTCCTCTTTTTCATTTTGTCTTGTGTAGGGTTCGTACTCATACGTTCCTTCTACTAGTTTTTCAACTGCAGGTGTCATTTGTGCTCCATTTTTGATCCAATGTTTTAGGCGCTCCTCGTCGTAAACAACTTTATTGGGATCTTCTGTTGGATTGAACCAACCAATTTCCTCTTTTGTTTTTCCATTGCGCGGACTGCGCGAATCTGCAACCACAATTCGGTAGCTGGGTGCATTTCTTTTGCCTGTTCGTTTGAGGCGAATCTTTAACATATTTCTTTGGAACAATACTTTAAAACTCTTTGTAACACTTTACTTTTTTCCACTTGTTAAGCGTAGTAAAGTATGGCAAAGAATAGTAACGTGCTGTGCGCTATTGCCACCTCTCCAAGGCATCTTGTGCTGCTGCCTGTTCCCCTTCTTGTTTACTATTTCCCTCCCCTCCCCCAATTTGTTTGTCATTTAGGAAAACACCCATTCGGAAATTTTTTGCATGATCCGGACCCCATTCTTCTAAAACTTTGTAGGTGGGAGTAATTCCTTGTTCTTCTTGAGCAATTTCTTGAAGAGTCGATTTTGCGTCCTTGTATTTTCTGTTTTTAACAATTTCGTCAACTTTGTAAAAAAGGTTCTTTTCTAAAAAATTTTGGCAAGTTTTGTAGCCTTGGTCTAAGTATATTGCTCCTAAAAATGCTTCAAAGGTGTTTGCTAGAATGTATTCACGTTCTCTTCCCCCAGAGTCATCTTCCCCTTTAGATAGAAATAAGTAGTTGCCTAAACCTAGTCTTTTTGACTCTTCCGCAAGGGATACAGTGCAAACTAAGGCAGCTCTAATATTGGTCAGGTTTCCTTCAGGTTTATTTGGGTATTTTCTGAAAAGTTTTTCTGAAGTTGCTAATTCTAGGACTGCATCTCCCAAAAATTCTAATCTTTCATTTGAACTTAACTCAAAATCTGGGTGTTCATTAAGATATGATCTGTGCACAAATGCGTTTCTGGCTAAAGTTTTGTTTTTAAAGGTTAAATCTATTTTTTTCTCTAGTTTTTCAAGATCCATGTTTTTTCAATAATGTTTATTGCTAATGGCTGATAGATCTTTGTCTAATGCTTTTATCAACTATCAACAATTAACTATAAACAACCAACAATTAACTATTAGTTTTTAAGTTTTAATATCTTTCTTCTCAACTACAGTTCCTAACACCCCGTTTACAAATTTACTTGAGTTGTCACTTCCAAACTCTTTGGCTAATTCCACTGCCTCGTCAATTGCAACTTTTGGAGGTACGTCCTGAGCAATAACTAGCTCAAAAATGGCTATTCTTAGTATTATTAAGTCTACTTTAGCTATTTGTTTTAAGGGCCATTCGGGAGCTGTTTCCTGAATTATTTGGTCAAGACAATCTTTGTTCTCAGTTACACCTTGAATTATGAAATTTGCCAGGTCCTTGTCGTATTTTTCTATGTCTAGTACTTCAGCAGCTATGCGAATAGCCTCACTAAGTTCTTGAGAAAGTACAGACCAGGAAAAGAGAGTTGCTAAACTTATTCTCCTGGCATTGTGTCTGGGATCCATAAGCAATTTGGTAAGTTTGTAATCTGGACAGATTTCTACTGTTTGTATTTATAAAGCAAGCCTATTACTAATCTGTCAGACTACTTTACTGTTAAAGGACTTTTCTTCCTCGGTAATAACCGCAGTTTAGGCATACCCTGTGAGGCAGCCTTTCTTTTCCACAGTTTGGACAAGCTACATCCATGGTAGCGCGAAGTTTTTGCTGCGACCGCCTGCGGTTTTTCCTCCCTATTGAGATTCGCTCTTTTGGTACTGCTGCCATAACTTTGCCTATTGTATCAGCTTTAGGTTGTACCTGCAAGACGTAGTATTAGAGTTCATGTTCTTAATGGCTATGATACTAGCCTCTAGTATTGCGATTCTTAATTATGTTCTTGTGGTTCAATGTTCAAGTGTTTACTGCTAACTACTTGCTACTAGTCTTTTTTGCAAGAATTGAGATGGTGGTGGCACCAAAGCTACGTTGGCGAATTGTTTTAAGGCCATCTACCTCTTGGGGTAATTTTGTTTCTTTTGCGTGATCGAAGATAATAATTCCTTTTGGAGATAGTATATTTTTCAATTGTTTAAGAATATGAATTTGCGATCCCATGGAGTATGGCGGACTTAGGAAAATAAGGTCAAATTTAGTGCTATCTGCATTTTCAACAAATTTTGCCGCATCCATTTTTATTACCTCTCCCCTACTTTCTAAGCTCATGTTTTTCAAATTTTCCTTTATGGTTTTTGTGCAGCGATTGTCTATATCAACAAAAATTGCTTTTTTTGCTCCGCGGGAAAGAGCTTCTAGTCCGTAGGAGCCACTTCCGGCAAAAAGATCAAGCACATAAGCGTCTTTTATTAAGCCCTGAAGCATGGAAAATATTGAGTGCCTGACAATGCTTTGGGCAGGTCGAATTTCTTTTTTTGGAATTTTTATTTTTTGTCCTTTTGCAGTTCCTGTAATTATTCTCATATGTACAGATTAGCGCAGATATTAAAAAGTATGAATACTATTGGTATGGATTTGCGCTGATTTCTCCTTTGCTGAGTATTGTCACGGGTATCCAGTCCCTTCCTCTTCACTGCATTAAATTCTTACTATTTGCTACTTATTACTTACTACTCGCTACTAATTTAGTTTGGTGCGATGTGTTTAGTGTTTAGATATTTTTTTAATTCCGGGTAGTTATTTATTTCATTTATAATTTTTTGTGCTGCGGCACGGGTAGTTTTTATAAGATCTAAGTTGGAGAGGGATGCAAAGTCAAATTCCGGAATACCATGCTGTTTCGCTCCGTAAAGTTCTCCTGGTCCCCGCATTTTTAGATCAATTTTTGCTAGTTCTAGTCCGGAGTTGTGTTCTTCTAACGCTTTAAGGCGTTTTCTCGTAGTTTTTCCTTTCTTAGGTGTAAAAAGCAAACAGTAGGATTTTTGACCACTTCTGCCTACTCGTCCGCGGAGCTGGTGTAGGCCTGCTAGTCCAAAGCGGTGCGCCCCTTCAATAACCATTATATTGGCTTGAGGGATATCTACTCCAACCTCTACTACGGGGGTGGCGACTAAGACTTGGATTTTTCCTTGCCTAAAATTTCTTGCTGTTTTTTCTTTTTCTTCGCTATCCATCTGTCCGTGAAGTAAGCCTACTTCAAACTCTGAAAAAATAGCTTTGAGCCTTTCAAACTCAGTGGTAACAGCTTTTACATCTTTTAAAGTTTCGTGTTCAGACTCTTCAATTAGGGGGCAAATAAAAAATGCTTGGTTTTTTAAATCTGCTGATTGCTGATTGCTGGATGTAGAAAGCTGTCTTTTTATCCACTTGTAACCCGCACTTCTTTTGTGCTCTGGTACTACCCATGTTTTGGTTGGTTTTACTCCTGGAGGAAGCTCATCAATGGTTGAAATATCTAAGTGTCCATAGCTTGTTAAAGCTAGGCTTCTGGGAATTGGCGTGGCAGTCATTGTGAGGCTATGCGGTGTTTTTTCTTTGATATTGTTGCTGTCAAGAAGCTTTGCTCTTTGCTTTACACCAAACCGGTGCTGTTCATCAATTATAACCAGTCCTAAGTTTTTTAGAATTTCTTTGCGATGGAGTAGTGCGTGAGTTCCAATAATGACGTCCGCAAACGGCGAGCCGCCTTCCGCTTTCTGCTGTTTCCTTCTGGCGGTGTGCGGAGTGCGGACAGCGGTTTGCGGACTTGACCCTGTTTGTAATGACAATTTAATGTCGTATGGTTTTAAATATTTCTCAAAAGTTCTGTAAACTTGCTTGGCAAGAATTTCTGTGGGTGCCATGTAGGCAGTATTTTTACCTGCAAGTGCAACTGTATAGGCAGCTATTACCGCTACCACAGTTTTACCTGAACCAACATCGCCCTGAAGCAGTCGATTCATTGGTGTTTCTTTTTCCATGTCTTTTTGAATTTCAGCAATACATTTTTTTTGGGCATTAGTTAATTTAAATGGTAGACTCCCGATCAATTTGGCAATTTTCTCCTTTTGCTTGGCAGACAAAAAAATGCGTGCTGCTGGTTTTTGCTTTTGCCACTGGCGCCGTTTCCTTAATGTTTGGAGTTGAAACCAGAACATTTCTTCAAATGCTATTCTATTTCTAGCCCTTTTAATCTCTTTTTGGTTATTAGGAAAATGGATGAATTTTAGAGCTTTATTGAGGTTTAAAATGTTATATTCTTCCTTAATTATTTTGGGTAGGGGGTCTTTTGGTTTTTGTTCAAGATTTTCAAACACAGCTTTTATTCTTGCTCGTAACCATTTGGATGATACTCCACTTGTTTCAGGATATATAGGGACGAGACGCCCAGTGTGAACTAAGTTACTAGATTGGTAATTTTGGTTATCTTTGGTTAAGTGTTTGGCAGGACTGTCTGCCTTTTCGTATTGGGGGCTAAGGAAAGCAGGTTGACCAGAAAAGTTTTTGAGTTTTCCTGAAAAATAAAATGTATCTCCTTGGTGAATAGTGTTAGTAATGTAATGCTGGTTGAACCACACTAAGAGCAAAGTTCCTGAATTGTCAGCTACAATTGCTTTGGTTAACTTTTTCCCTCGGCGGGTAAATATATTTTTTATTTCTAGGATTTCTCCCTTAATAGTTGCTGGCTCACCTGCTAACAGGCTGGAGATTTCACTAATTTTTGAAAAGTCTTTGTATCTGGTGGGATAGTGATGAATGAGATCACTAACAGTTTCAATATCCAAATTTTTGAGACGTTTTTGGTATTTTTTGCCTACGAAGCGGATCTTTGAGACAGGGTCTGTAAGTTTCATTAACCTAAGATTACTGGAAGTATGGAGCTAAGAACCATTGTAATAGCAGTTAGGGCAATAATTACTTGCCACATTTTTTTATGCTTGCGAAAGAATCCAATCATTGTTGTATTTCCTATTTTCCCATACTTTTTGCTGCATCGTCAAACAAGCCTAACTTAGTAGAGGTTCTTGTTGGCTTTGTGTTGGGTCCTTCTTTATTTTTTTTATATTCCAAAAGTTGATTGTTTTTCCAATTTGGAGCGAGCCGTATGTTCCATCGTATCCTGGAGGTGAGAAGGAGAAATTACCTTTGTTTACCTCTTTAATGCTTTTTATTGTTTGAGGGGGGACGATATCTTCAAGCTCGCGTTGAATATTTTTGTTAGTTAGTTTCCATAGGTTTGCTTCTGTGTTGGTTCTTTCTATTGTTTTTTTGTATAAATTAATAACGCTTTTGGAATTTGTGGTTTTGATATTGAGAGAGTTTGCGATTACTTCGCTTAGCGGTACTATTTTTTTGAATTTCCTTTTTCGGGGTCCGTAATTTTCTCCCCAATTTCTGTTTCCTGCTTTTTGGGTTTGTGCTAAGTCTAATACTCGCTGTAAAACACCGATAGTAAGTTTTTTTCCACAAAGCGGACAGATTCTAGTTGGTGGGGTGTGTTGAGGAGAGAAACAACACCAGCCAGGGTGGTTGTTTCTCTCTCGGTGTCCGGTGAGGAAATATCTACCTTCTGTCATTGGGAATTCATAAGTTTGTACCATAGAACCTGTTTTTAAAGCATTAATTATTGCTGGATAACTTAGCTCTTTTACTTCTAAAGTGCTGTACTCTCTACCTAATCTGTCTAATCTCCCGCAGTGAGCGTCGCTAGAGGAAATAAAGCTAAGATGGTCTAGTTCAGGAATCATCATCAAGGCTTTTGGATCGGCGGAAAGACCGGTCTCAACAGCGTTAATATATTTAGTAAAGGTTCCGTAGACATCTTTTAGGCTGTTTATTGGATTTTTGGAGCCAAATACGCCTTGGGGAGTAAAGATATGGGCTGGTATTACTTCAATTTGCTGGTTAATTTCTTTTAAAGTAAAGAGAAAATTTTCCAGCTCTTTAATGTTATTAACTGTTAAAAAAGGACGCCCAATAGTGTTTTTTACGCCAAACTCATCTAGAAGATTTATAGTTTGTTTTGCAGCTTTGAAGTGTGGGAAAAGTAATACATTGTGCCAAGCCTTTCTCCTGGTTGGTTTTTGCGGATAAGGCATTGTAAAAATTACTTCTGTTTGTAGAACTAATCCCTTTTTTGGGTATTCCTCGCTAGTAAGAATTCCATTTTGTTCTTGGAAATTTTTTTCTAGAGTTTCTAGCCACTCGGGGTAAAGACAGTCACCAGTACCGTAGATATCAATTCCCTTGAAACCCATTGTTTGAAAAACCTGTCTTAGTGATATCTCCCCTACCCCACCCGAAGCACCTGAGTGTGAATGTAAGTCTATGTTTAGTTCCATATTGCTGTTATTATACCAACAGAGATGCTAAATTGGTTTGCTCCCGTCTTTGTATTTTGCTAAACTAAGAACTGATGTTTTCCAGGCATATGTCTAGAAGAAATAGATTTCCATCACTTTTTGGTGGTGGGCGTAACAAAAGGAAGCGCAGGCTTAGTACCAGAAGGTGGTTGCCAACAATCTCAATAATTGCCTTAGCTTTATTTGTGGTAATTACTGCTGGGTCGGTTATGAGCTTGGCAGTTTTTGCTTTTTATTCTAGCAAATTGCCGTCTCCGGATAAGCTGACAACAAGGGCGCGATCGCTTTCAACCAAAATTTATGATCGGAATGGTGATTTGCTTTATGATGTTCATGGAGATCAAAACCGGACGCTGGTACAGTTGGAGGATGTTCCAGAGCATTTGGTTCAAGCTACCTTAGCTACTGAGGATGCTGACTTTTACGCTCACAAAGGTTTTGATCCTCTTGGTATTCTTCGTGCTTTTTACAATGTAATATTTCTTTGTCGGCTTCAAGGCGGTTCTACTATAACGCAGCAAGTGGTGCGCAATACTGTAATTTCTAGAGAGAGAACACTTACACGTAAAATTAAAGAGTTAATGCTAGCTCTTCAGATTGAAAGAAAGTATGGTAAAGATGAAATTCTTCAAATGTATCTTAATGAGGCTCCTTATGGTGGGCAGGCTTATGGTGTTCAAGCAGCTTCAGAAGTTTATTTTTCTAAAGATGTTCAGGATTTGACTTTGGCTGAATCAGCTTTCATGGCTGGGATGACCCAAGCGCCATCTAGATATTCTCCTTACCGTGATCCAGATACAGCTAAGGCTCGGCGAGATTATGTTTTGCATTTGATGCAAAACCGGGGTTGGTTGGGAAAGGATGGGAAGCGCCATTTTCTTCCTCCAGAAGAAGCGGAGGTAGCTAAGGAAACTAAGCTTATTTACACACCCCCAGGTGGCGAAATAAAAGCTCCGCATTTTGTAATGTATGTTAAGGAGTTGTTGACAGATCGTTATGGAGCTAGTTTGGTGGAGCAAGGGGGGCTCAAAGTTACTACTACACTTGATTTGGAAAAGCAAGAGGAGATGCAAACCATTGTTGCTGAAGAAATTGCTAACGTTGCCCATTATGATATTGGGAATGGCGCTCTTTTGGCTATGGATCCCCAGACAGGCGAGATCTTGGCAATGGTGGGTTCTAAGAATTTCTTTGCTGAGGATTATGATGGGCAGGTTAATGTAACCCTCCGCCCGCGCCAGCCCGGGTCTTCAATTAAACCCATTACTTATGCTACTGCTTTTAAGCAGGGTTATACACCAGCCTCAGTTTTGTTTGATGTTCCAACTAAATTTCCCGGCGGGTCAGGGCAGCCAGATTATGAGCCTGAAAATTACGACGGCAAGTTTAGGGGTCCAGTAAAACTCCGGTATGCTTTGGGAAATTCAATTAATTTGGTAGCAGTTAAACTACTACGGTTAGTTGGTGTCCGCGAGATGATAGAAACAGCGCATGATCTAGGAATTACTACCCTGAATGAGCCAGAGCGGTACGGTCTTTCTTTAACTTTGGGTGGTGGTGAGGTTAAACTTCTTGACTTGGTAACTGCATATTCTGGTTTTGCTAATGAGGGGCGACGAGTAGCGCCCCAAGCTATTTTGGAAGTTTCAGATTCTAATGGGCGTGTTCTTGAGGAGTTTAAACCAACGGAGGGTCCGCAGGTTCTTTCTCCAGAAGTTGCATATCTGGTTTCTGATATTCTTTCTGATAATAATGCGAGAACTATGGCTTTTGGACCACACAGCTCTTTGCATATTCCTGGCTATTCAGTAGCGGTAAAGACAGGGACCACAAATGAAATGAAGGATAACTGGACTGTGGGTTATACCCCTTCTATAGCAATTGGGGTATGGGTAGGGAATAATGATAATTCATCAATGAGTAATGTTGTTTCGGGTATTACCGGTGCTGCACCGATTTGGAACCGGGCGATAAATG
The sequence above is a segment of the Patescibacteria group bacterium genome. Coding sequences within it:
- the rpsP gene encoding 30S ribosomal protein S16, whose protein sequence is MLKIRLKRTGKRNAPSYRIVVADSRSPRNGKTKEEIGWFNPTEDPNKVVYDEERLKHWIKNGAQMTPAVEKLVEGTYEYEPYTRQNEKEERSTEEEKSETEEPEAQKERKAQAVEQEREPREKEEEDKGETRES
- the nusB gene encoding transcription antitermination factor NusB encodes the protein MDPRHNARRISLATLFSWSVLSQELSEAIRIAAEVLDIEKYDKDLANFIIQGVTENKDCLDQIIQETAPEWPLKQIAKVDLIILRIAIFELVIAQDVPPKVAIDEAVELAKEFGSDNSSKFVNGVLGTVVEKKDIKT
- a CDS encoding KH domain-containing protein; this translates as MKELLHYIVERIVNNPEEVKIETEEINDTLNLKLKVAPEDMGLIIGKNGSTIQSLRNLLKTKAIKDDIRFNLELMESPTSEEE
- the recG gene encoding ATP-dependent DNA helicase RecG, with translation MKLTDPVSKIRFVGKKYQKRLKNLDIETVSDLIHHYPTRYKDFSKISEISSLLAGEPATIKGEILEIKNIFTRRGKKLTKAIVADNSGTLLLVWFNQHYITNTIHQGDTFYFSGKLKNFSGQPAFLSPQYEKADSPAKHLTKDNQNYQSSNLVHTGRLVPIYPETSGVSSKWLRARIKAVFENLEQKPKDPLPKIIKEEYNILNLNKALKFIHFPNNQKEIKRARNRIAFEEMFWFQLQTLRKRRQWQKQKPAARIFLSAKQKEKIAKLIGSLPFKLTNAQKKCIAEIQKDMEKETPMNRLLQGDVGSGKTVVAVIAAYTVALAGKNTAYMAPTEILAKQVYRTFEKYLKPYDIKLSLQTGSSPQTAVRTPHTARRKQQKAEGGSPFADVIIGTHALLHRKEILKNLGLVIIDEQHRFGVKQRAKLLDSNNIKEKTPHSLTMTATPIPRSLALTSYGHLDISTIDELPPGVKPTKTWVVPEHKRSAGYKWIKRQLSTSSNQQSADLKNQAFFICPLIEESEHETLKDVKAVTTEFERLKAIFSEFEVGLLHGQMDSEEKEKTARNFRQGKIQVLVATPVVEVGVDIPQANIMVIEGAHRFGLAGLHQLRGRVGRSGQKSYCLLFTPKKGKTTRKRLKALEEHNSGLELAKIDLKMRGPGELYGAKQHGIPEFDFASLSNLDLIKTTRAAAQKIINEINNYPELKKYLNTKHIAPN
- the trmD gene encoding tRNA (guanosine(37)-N1)-methyltransferase TrmD; protein product: MLTINIITLFPKMFSGPFSESIIRRAQKEGKVKINIHDLRNWAIDERGTVDSRPYGGGKGMVLRPEPIFQATESIKPKRQPEKTTVILLTPQGKIFNQQKAQKLKEQKNLILICGHYEGVDERVRTHLVDDELSIGNYILTGGEIPAMVVTDAVVRLLPGVLEKEATSQESFQNSSDKRNAFIQSKGTGILEYPQYTRPRNFRGLKVPEILLSGNHQEIKKWRRRKAVSHTKERRPELLKKSA
- the rpmF gene encoding 50S ribosomal protein L32, with translation MAAVPKERISIGRKNRRRSQQKLRATMDVACPNCGKERLPHRVCLNCGYYRGRKVL
- the rnc gene encoding ribonuclease III produces the protein MDLEKLEKKIDLTFKNKTLARNAFVHRSYLNEHPDFELSSNERLEFLGDAVLELATSEKLFRKYPNKPEGNLTNIRAALVCTVSLAEESKRLGLGNYLFLSKGEDDSGGREREYILANTFEAFLGAIYLDQGYKTCQNFLEKNLFYKVDEIVKNRKYKDAKSTLQEIAQEEQGITPTYKVLEEWGPDHAKNFRMGVFLNDKQIGGGEGNSKQEGEQAAAQDALERWQ
- the rsmD gene encoding 16S rRNA (guanine(966)-N(2))-methyltransferase RsmD, translated to MRIITGTAKGQKIKIPKKEIRPAQSIVRHSIFSMLQGLIKDAYVLDLFAGSGSYGLEALSRGAKKAIFVDIDNRCTKTIKENLKNMSLESRGEVIKMDAAKFVENADSTKFDLIFLSPPYSMGSQIHILKQLKNILSPKGIIIFDHAKETKLPQEVDGLKTIRQRSFGATTISILAKKTSSK
- a CDS encoding endonuclease Q family protein, which gives rise to MELNIDLHSHSGASGGVGEISLRQVFQTMGFKGIDIYGTGDCLYPEWLETLEKNFQEQNGILTSEEYPKKGLVLQTEVIFTMPYPQKPTRRKAWHNVLLFPHFKAAKQTINLLDEFGVKNTIGRPFLTVNNIKELENFLFTLKEINQQIEVIPAHIFTPQGVFGSKNPINSLKDVYGTFTKYINAVETGLSADPKALMMIPELDHLSFISSSDAHCGRLDRLGREYSTLEVKELSYPAIINALKTGSMVQTYEFPMTEGRYFLTGHRERNNHPGWCCFSPQHTPPTRICPLCGKKLTIGVLQRVLDLAQTQKAGNRNWGENYGPRKRKFKKIVPLSEVIANSLNIKTTNSKSVINLYKKTIERTNTEANLWKLTNKNIQRELEDIVPPQTIKSIKEVNKGNFSFSPPGYDGTYGSLQIGKTINFWNIKKIKKDPTQSQQEPLLS
- a CDS encoding PBP1A family penicillin-binding protein, which produces MSRRNRFPSLFGGGRNKRKRRLSTRRWLPTISIIALALFVVITAGSVMSLAVFAFYSSKLPSPDKLTTRARSLSTKIYDRNGDLLYDVHGDQNRTLVQLEDVPEHLVQATLATEDADFYAHKGFDPLGILRAFYNVIFLCRLQGGSTITQQVVRNTVISRERTLTRKIKELMLALQIERKYGKDEILQMYLNEAPYGGQAYGVQAASEVYFSKDVQDLTLAESAFMAGMTQAPSRYSPYRDPDTAKARRDYVLHLMQNRGWLGKDGKRHFLPPEEAEVAKETKLIYTPPGGEIKAPHFVMYVKELLTDRYGASLVEQGGLKVTTTLDLEKQEEMQTIVAEEIANVAHYDIGNGALLAMDPQTGEILAMVGSKNFFAEDYDGQVNVTLRPRQPGSSIKPITYATAFKQGYTPASVLFDVPTKFPGGSGQPDYEPENYDGKFRGPVKLRYALGNSINLVAVKLLRLVGVREMIETAHDLGITTLNEPERYGLSLTLGGGEVKLLDLVTAYSGFANEGRRVAPQAILEVSDSNGRVLEEFKPTEGPQVLSPEVAYLVSDILSDNNARTMAFGPHSSLHIPGYSVAVKTGTTNEMKDNWTVGYTPSIAIGVWVGNNDNSSMSNVVSGITGAAPIWNRAINVFLEGKSDEPFERPDGIVEEDICNLSGQKPHQWCYVPGEEESNFCDIGQELFIKGTEPTEVCGFHKKLELCKVDGKLASDACREADEVKEKIFVDYQAALSDWQEYVDDWVEDQYGDDDTYDPPTEESESYIHSDDKDEPWVQIKEPGDTVSQEFKVKVKVITPYTVTKVKFYLNDKQVGKDDTSIPYEQKMKIEDTTVAEHTLKVKAYDSAGNVGEATKDIILKDVTPAPGEELEEDEDTSTG